Proteins encoded within one genomic window of Natator depressus isolate rNatDep1 chromosome 1, rNatDep2.hap1, whole genome shotgun sequence:
- the SLC38A2 gene encoding sodium-coupled neutral amino acid symporter 2: protein MSRAEVSKFNISPDEDSSSYSSNSNDFNYPYPTKAPARSCVDRDPENQNFLLESNLGKKKYDIEYHPGTTSFGMSAFNLSNVIMGSGILGLSYAMANTGIILFVILLVVVTIFSLYSVHLLLKTANEGGSLLYEQLGMKAFGLAGKIAASGSITMQNIGAMSSYLYIVKYELPLVIRSFMNIEENTGEWYLNGDYLVVLVSIVFILPLSLLKNLGYLGYTSGLSLMCMVFFLIVVICKKSQILCPLVLEYDMMNSTLNGTLAHLATAARLHGTAQNMTSDEMCRPKYFVFNSQTVYAVPILTFSFVCHPAILPIYEELKGRSRRRMMNVSNVSFFAMFLMYLLAALFGYLTFYGNVEAELLHTYSAVLGADVIILIVRLAVLMAVTLTVPVVIFPIRTSITQLFCAEKEFSWLRHSLITVFVLAFTNILVIFVPSIRDIFGFIGASAAAMLIFILPSAFYIKLVKKEPLKSMQKIGAILFLVSGMFVMIGSMTLIILDWIHNYASGGH, encoded by the exons ATGAGCAGAGCAGAAGTGAGCAAGTTTAACATCTCTCCAGATGAAGACAGCAGTAGCTATAGTTCCAACAGCAATGACTTCAATTATCCATATCCAACCAAAGCACCTGCGAG ATCTTGTGTAGACAGGGATCCAGAAAATCAAAATTTCCTGCTTGAATCCAATCTTGGAAAGAAGAAGTATGACATTGAATAT CATCCAGGTACTACTTCCTTTGGAATGTCAGCGTTTAATCTGAGCAATGTTATTATGGGTAGTGGCATCCTTGGACTTTCTTATGCCATGGCAAACACTGGAATTATTCTTTTTGT GATTCTCTTGGTGGTTGTGACAATATTCTCTTTATATTCAGTTCATCTTCTCCTAAAGACTGCCAATGAAGGAG GGTCTCTATTATATGAACAGCTAGGAATGAAGGCATTTGGTTTGGCTGGAAAAATTGCAGCTTCCGgatcaattacaatgcagaacaTTGGAG CTATGTCAAGCTACCTCTACATAGTGAAATATGAGTTGCCATTGGTCATCAGGTCATTTATGAACATTGAAGAGAACACAGG AGAATGGTATCTTAATGGTGACTATTTGGTTGTGCTGGTGTCTATAGTGTTCATTCTTCCTTTGTCACTGCTGAAAAATTTAG GATATTTAGGGTATACAAGTGGCCTTTCCTTAATGTGTATGGTCTTCTTCCTTATTGTT GTAATTTGCAAGAAGTCCCAAATCCTTTGTCCTTTGGTATTGGAGTATGACATGATGAACTCAACTCTGAATGGCACATTGGCACACCTGGCAACTGCTGCACGTTTGCATGGAACAGCACAAAACATGACTAGTGATGAAATGTGCAGGCCAAAATATTTTGTCTTCAACTCACAG ACTGTCTATGCCGTACCAATCCTAACATTCTCTTTTGTCTGCCATCCTGCTATTCTTCCTATTTATGAAGAACTGAAAGG CCGAAGCCGTAGAAGAATGATGAATGTGTCCAATGTTTCATTTTTTGCCATGTTTTTAATGTACCTATTGGCTGCTCTCTTTGGATACCTGACATTTTATG GAAATGTTGAAGCAGAATTGCTTCACACTTACTCTGCAGTCCTGGGTGCTGATGTTATTATTCTTATTGTACGTCTGGCTGTACTTATGGCTGTAACCCTTACTGTACCTGTAGTTATCTTCCCA ATTCGTACTTCAATTACACAGCTGTTTTGTGCAGAGAAGGAGTTCAGTTGGTTACGTCACAGTTTAATTACAGTTTTTGTTTTGGCATTTACCAATATTCTCGTAATCTTTGTCCCTTCCATTCGAGATATATTTGGATTCATTG gtgcctctgctgctgccatgCTGATCTTTATACTTCCTTCTGCTTTCTATATCAAACTAGTGAAGAAAGAACCTCTGAAATCCATGCAGAAGATTGGG GCTATACTCTTCCTAGTGAGTGGCATGTTTGTGATGATTGGAAGTATGACCTTGATTATTCTAGATTGGATCCATAATTATGCATCTGGCGGACATTAA